In Methanooceanicella nereidis, the genomic stretch CTTGATAAAATGATTTACCTGGTTATAATATTTTGATGTCACTTTGCCGTCGCTATGCTCATAAAGAGCCGGTATCAGTGAGTTCAAGAGCACTGCAAGCTTAAGCTCGAACTCCGAGCCAAGTGCTATCAAATGCTTTCTGTCGACTGCTTTCATAGGGTCTATGACAAAAACATAGCCGTTATCATAATCCGAGACCATTTTATAGGCGGTGGAATTTACCCCCGAGGTTATCAGCAAGACCGGGACATTCAGCTTAAATGATTCCTCCAGATACCTCAAGACGCTTTTTGTCTCGCCGGAACCTGTCGCCGCAATGACGAGATTGTTTCTTTCAGGGTCTATGTAGCGGCGGATAGGATCGTCCAGCGTTAACGGGAAAATGTTCTCATACTTGGAGGACTGCTGTAAAAAGTCATATAGCGATAGAGCGCTTCTACCTTCGGCGATGCCGTATATCACTTTTGTGCATACGGTGTTCTCCAGTATGAAACCGCTTAGCAGTGCGATGAGTTCGCTTATTTTCTTTTTATCTATATCGTAAAGCTGCTTTATGAACCGCCTTTGTATCTCAACGGATTCATAATAGATGTCAGTAGAATACATCAAATATAGATTATGTAAAGTTAGATATAAAATTTGACATTAGTATAAATTCACAAAATTAAAAAATATAGACATTGTTTTGAATGATAAGTGCATAATATTAAGCAATTACCTATGTAGTGATGAAAATGAGCGCCGTACAAAGTGAGAATAAAGTTGTGATAATGGGAGTCGGGCAAAGCGGTTCGATCGTCACGAGCTTGATCAGGCAGTCGAACGCGGAAGCACATATCATAGCGGTCGACGATAACAAAGATATATTGGGCTCTGCCGATGCTGACGTAAAAATACTGATCAAGGATGGAAAATTCGAGCCGGAGCCTGAACTTGATGCCTTTAAACTGATATTTATCATAGCAGACCCTTCGGAAGGTTCATCCCTGACATATTCACAGGCAATAGCATCAAAAATGTCGGATAAGAGTTTTGTTTACGGCATAATGATCAAGCCCCAAAGAGGATGGACGGAAAAGGACAGGGACGTATATTCTTCATTCGATGGTGCCGCAGTCGTTGATGTAGGATGGGTCTTCGAAAAGAGAGGGAAGAGTGACGTTGAGGACGCCATGAGGATATCATTTAACTTTATCGCTCACACCCTGGCATTCATTTCGGCAGCGATAACGTCCGGCGACCTGAGCCTGGACGCGTTCAGGAATATACTCGCAGGAAAAGTCGCATCCTTTGCCGCCACATCTGTATCGCAGCCCGCCACCCTTTATATCCTCACTATGAGCGATATGAACAGGAGTATGGTAAGTTCAGGACTGATATTTATGCCAGAGGATACCGAAGATATTATTGCCCGCAGGCTATTCCTCGGTGTCGCCGGCACTCTGCCGCCCGCTTCGGACCTTGCCACGTTCAGGATAAAAGGCGTGGAGCCTTTCAGGATACTGGCTATACTCGCCCGCCCGTATTAAAGGCTGAAGATATTTGCATAGTTTTGAAGGTCTAAAAGCCCATGGCCGCTGAGGTTAAAGACAATGACCCCGGGGTCGCCGGTCTTTTTACACTCTAAGGCATGGCTTATGGCGGAAGCAATTGCATGAGAGGATTCGGGCGCGGGTATGATACCCTCGGTACGGGTAAAAAGCCTGCTTGCGGTGAACGTGTCCTCCTGCCCTATGGCCTCCGCGTCGATGATACCGTGATCATAAAGTAATGATACTGTCGGTGCCATGCCGTGATATCTGAGGCCGCCGGCATGTATCGTCTCCGGTATGAAATCATGGCCGAGAGTATGCATCTTTAATAGAGGCGTCATTCCGGCAG encodes the following:
- a CDS encoding sugar phosphate isomerase, coding for MYSTDIYYESVEIQRRFIKQLYDIDKKKISELIALLSGFILENTVCTKVIYGIAEGRSALSLYDFLQQSSKYENIFPLTLDDPIRRYIDPERNNLVIAATGSGETKSVLRYLEESFKLNVPVLLITSGVNSTAYKMVSDYDNGYVFVIDPMKAVDRKHLIALGSEFELKLAVLLNSLIPALYEHSDGKVTSKYYNQVNHFIKNATLLSEIERDHLSEWIDKLLNRRGNFIVDGVGRSGFVAKAFGMRLTHLGHNVFMRDGPTTPAFLRGDAYIPISGSGNTREIIEGAMSAKSHGADIFPIMVNKDSKLGALMDSWGMSKNIMYVPLPEEDLRLYGEKEMSKIFATKTVQTRPSISEINAYIFTNGVISLSMNILGVSEQYLKRIHV